The nucleotide sequence TAGCAAGCTCATGCTTTCCTTGAAAGAACAAACAAGagcagagaagagaaaagcaagGCATCAACTACAGCTTTAATTCTCACTCCCACAAAATACCAATCATTCatcagcttagctagctagctagcacaatCAACATTGCTGTCAAATTCCCAGCAGCATCAGTTGCATCATCatctttgttaaaaaaaaattgtatcattatcatcttttttttaaaaaataatgaaattgATTTACATCCCGGTCTCTCTACCATAAGACACATAACCAACGAGTTTTGATACCTAAAAATCAAACCATATAAGGTGAAGGGAAAAACCCTCAACTCCCTCTAAACAAGTTCAATTGAAAAAACATtccaaaatcaaataaattctagCATGTCATTCGGTATATGCTAAGTCAGCCAAAGTGGAATAAAAGAAACTTGGCTACCAATTCCAATAACCGAAAATTGACCATTTTTACCATCATTTGGCCCCAATTTCAGATATTAAGAAGATAATTATATACAATACTAATTACTTAATTAGTGACCAGTGATCACTTGTGTGTGTGGACAGAGTGGCTTTAAATACCCATCACTCCTCTCCCCCTCACACACCCTCCCTCTCACCATTGCAAAGCCACTAGAGatcgagaagaagaagaggaggaggcgagctccGTTTGGTGcgaggcgccgccgcgcgctgcgggcctctcctcctccccgcgcgctcCACTCCACCATGCTTCCGAGCCGGCAGAGAAGCATCTTCCATCTCGgggaggagggtggcggcgccgccgacgccgagcacCTCGGCGCTGACCACGGCGACGGCCATGGCGATCACGGTATCATCAGTATCCACCAGCAGCGCCTTCGTGTCGTCGGGCTGCAGATCGTCCTCGCCCAGACGaggcaccaccaccgccagcaGCACGGCCATGTCGTCCTCAAGCAGATGCAGATGgtgtccccgccgccggcggcgcgtcaccggcggcggcggcgtccttgcGGTGACTTCTTGAGCGCGTGCTCCCTGTGCAGGCTGGAGCTCGGCCCCGACAAGGACGTGTACATGTACAGGTACGTACGTACGGCAACGGCACGCCGAcgacatggccggcggcgggccggcggctagctggagctcgatcgatcgccgcCTGAATTTTGGGGTGGTTTGCTTGGATGCAGGGGTGAACAGGGGTTCTGCAGCGAGGAGTGCAGGTGGCAGCAGATCATGACGGACGAGGCGAGGGAGCGGGACGCCATGGCCAAGAAGGAGCGGCTAGGCCTGCATCATcggacgccgcggccgccgccggcggcgatccGCGGCGGCTCGCCGAGGAGACTACTCGCCGTAGCCTAGCACGAGCGAAGTACAGTATGCTATACTTGATGAGACCGTGACCCATGCTTGGATGATATATGatcaaaagaaaattttctACTGTACTCTCTGTAAAATATGGAGAAATCGATGTAATTAAGAAAAACTTGAtaaggaggaaggagagagagagagagagagagccaggTTTTGAGTAATTTGAGGCAAATTTGAGGAAACGTATACGCATAACTGCATGCAGTTTCATATTTCAAATGAACACGAAATGTTTGGTGGGGGAAAGAAGCTTTCCAGGTCTCATGGGTACAAGTGTGCAACTTAACTGTAACCTGCTCCTGCTTATGTGCAAAAAACCTGGTAAATTCTGGATAAATTAGTTTCCTGTGCGTGTAAATTTCATCTCGATTATTTTTAGAGGATGCGAATGATTCTCAGTCGAGTAGAACTCGTGGAATGATTCTGAACACAAGTAAAAAAGCTCTGATGAATCCTGGGGCATCTGCCATCTTTTGCTTTCGAGATGCCGAGGTGCCAGAAATTTGATGCCAAAGACGAAGTGGAGGGAACGAAAGGATGGTGGCCGTGGCATCAAGCACCTTGATCGATGGGGAGACAGTGAGACACCAATCGAATCAAAGTGGAATCTTCTCTTGCTAGAAAACGACCAACAAAAATTGGAAGCAGCTAGAAGCCTATAAACATTGGTCAAGGAAGAGGGAGCAGCCTAAGAGAGGCAGACAGCGATTGCTACATTTTAGTGCCACGAAAATCTATTAGGACAGTTCGAAAAGAAGCCATCACGTTCGTGGTGAAGACTAAAAACACTTAGATCCTGTTTAGAtaggactaaaacttttaaatccctatcacatcggatgtttggacactaattataaatattaaacgtagactattaataaaacccatccataatcttggactaattcgcgagacgaatctattgagcctaattaattcatgattagcctatgtagtgctacagtaaacattctctaattatggattaattaggcttaaaaaatttgtctcgcaaattagctttcatttatgtaattaattttgtaagtagtctatatttaatactctaaattagtgtttaaatacagatactaaagttaagtctctggatccaaacaccaccttatattaatcagagaaaaaattaagtaaaaaataatttagaaataattgaaattcagaaaaaaagaaatattgaaagaacatCACATAAAAAACCCAATAAAAGATTAATTAAACTCagaataaagaataaaataaattctgaaattagaaaaagaaaaaaatgagatttaaataataatataatttataaataactaaaattcggaattaaaaataagaaataatagaagAGAGTCCATATGTATAATCCAATATGAGTTGaactaaaatttttaataaataaataaattttggaattacaaaaataaaaataagattcataataatataatttagaaataactgaatttcagaattaaaaataataaataacagaaaaagagtccacatagaatccaacacaagattaattaaaattcaacataaaaaatatatcattacaATTTGACATAAATTAAAGATATAGCTCTACTTACCCTTTAAAtttcatttatataaaaaaattatacaaaattaccccctccttccttctccctctctcctctcttaccCAA is from Oryza sativa Japonica Group chromosome 9, ASM3414082v1 and encodes:
- the LOC4347137 gene encoding FCS-Like Zinc finger 15; this encodes MLPSRQRSIFHLGEEGGGAADAEHLGADHGDGHGDHGIISIHQQRLRVVGLQIVLAQTRHHHRQQHGHVVLKQMQMVSPPPAARHRRRRRPCGDFLSACSLCRLELGPDKDVYMYRGEQGFCSEECRWQQIMTDEARERDAMAKKERLGLHHRTPRPPPAAIRGGSPRRLLAVA